A part of Nitrospirota bacterium genomic DNA contains:
- a CDS encoding PilN domain-containing protein: protein MKFTTNFSEFPNRSKQVSKWVLAVLALVTVGFLYYSYRLSEWNRFETNHLQASIDRLQLLIEKEKSGEKGTSDAKKLDQKVALVNEIIIKKSFSWTGFLNSLEKATPKDISIKKIEPHFNDFSVNLSGEALTLKELTNLILSLERKPQFSNVFLLDQKQTINNRTDFLIHLNYKEKDKI, encoded by the coding sequence TTGAAGTTTACGACCAATTTTTCAGAATTTCCCAACCGTTCAAAGCAAGTGTCGAAATGGGTTCTCGCAGTCCTGGCTCTGGTCACGGTCGGCTTCCTCTACTATTCCTATCGGCTATCGGAATGGAACCGGTTTGAGACGAACCACCTTCAGGCCAGCATCGATCGTCTACAACTTTTAATTGAAAAAGAAAAGAGTGGAGAAAAAGGGACCTCCGATGCCAAGAAACTCGACCAGAAAGTGGCATTGGTCAATGAAATTATCATAAAAAAGTCATTTTCTTGGACAGGGTTTCTAAATAGCCTTGAGAAAGCGACACCGAAAGACATCTCCATTAAGAAAATCGAACCGCATTTTAATGATTTTTCGGTTAACCTGTCGGGCGAGGCGTTGACTTTGAAAGAACTTACTAATCTGATTCTTTCCCTGGAGCGGAAGCCGCAATTCAGCAATGTCTTTCTATTAGATCAAAAACAGACGATCAACAACCGGACCGACTTTTTGATTCACCTGAATTATAAAGAAAAAGATAAAATATGA
- the pilO gene encoding type 4a pilus biogenesis protein PilO, giving the protein MNLFNRFEMYKREAVVAIILIGIIFFSFFFFLQASKQSLENKEVQWKETRKQMDAVLRRKKVERDLDQFVNLLEDQQNYADVINRPMVIAKKYHLTVPSVIYQKEKVEQEFLRVSFAFSVIGKYESIREFIADIESAKSLYVIEDMNLGKSSKEGSLLELQLKMITLLKTNKI; this is encoded by the coding sequence ATGAATTTGTTTAATCGTTTTGAAATGTATAAGAGAGAAGCCGTTGTCGCAATTATATTGATTGGGATCATATTTTTTTCCTTCTTTTTCTTTTTGCAGGCTTCAAAACAATCTCTTGAAAATAAGGAAGTACAATGGAAAGAGACGCGGAAACAGATGGATGCTGTTCTGCGGAGAAAAAAGGTGGAACGGGACCTCGACCAATTTGTCAATCTGCTTGAAGATCAGCAGAATTATGCGGACGTGATTAATCGGCCGATGGTCATCGCCAAAAAATATCATCTGACGGTTCCTTCGGTTATTTATCAGAAAGAGAAAGTGGAACAAGAATTCCTGCGGGTTTCTTTTGCTTTCTCGGTTATTGGCAAATACGAATCGATTCGGGAATTTATTGCGGATATTGAATCAGCTAAATCCCTCTATGTGATTGAAGATATGAATCTTGGTAAATCGAGCAAGGAGGGGAGCCTGCTTGAACTTCAATTGAAAATGATCACGTTGTTAAAAACAAATAAAATATGA